In the genome of Streptomyces sp. V2I9, one region contains:
- the dnaG gene encoding DNA primase, which yields MAGRINDDDVKAVRDAVPIDSVVSEYLQLRNAGGGNLKGLCPFHDEKSPSFQVSPAKGLFHCFGCQEGGDTIAFVMKIDHLSFSETVERLAAKAGITLRYEEGGYNPSHQRGERIRLIEAHQAAAEFYVRALESPEAEIGRKFLAERGFDQDAAAHFRVGYSPAGWDHLTRYLRGKGFSDKELITSGLSQDGRRGPIDRFRGRLMWPISDTAGDIVGFGARKLRDDDNGPKYLNTPETPVYKKSQVLYGIDLAKKDIAKASRAVVVEGYTDVMACHLAGVTTAIATCGTAFGNDHIKILRRLLMDNGSARVIFTFDGDAAGQKAALRAFEDDQKFAAETYIAIAPDGMDPCDLRLVKGDDSVRDLVEPRTPLFEFALRQIVGRYDLETPAGRAAALDEAAAVVAKIKTSSVQREVAVQLAGLVGILDQEFVVRRVSQLARWARDKGGDHGERGGRGGPRGARGPHGGAPQRTDPAPGFSGPALNLRSPAHRTERELLKLALQKPALVSPAFDAYGVDEFTAPPYAAVRRCIEEAGGAEQGVVDDRAYLGAVLDAAPDNTVRNLVTELAVEVFHGKSIDETYAGMHLVHVRLRAVDRRIADVQSSLARLGTNVAPQDLAAAQNEVWVLQQYAQSLRAHGAAAL from the coding sequence GTGGCTGGCAGGATCAACGACGACGACGTGAAGGCGGTACGGGACGCCGTCCCGATCGACTCCGTCGTGTCCGAGTACCTCCAGCTGCGCAACGCGGGCGGCGGCAACCTCAAGGGCCTCTGCCCCTTCCACGACGAGAAGTCCCCCTCCTTCCAGGTCAGCCCCGCCAAGGGGCTGTTCCACTGCTTCGGCTGCCAGGAGGGCGGCGACACGATCGCCTTCGTGATGAAGATCGACCACCTCTCCTTCTCGGAGACGGTCGAGCGCCTCGCCGCCAAGGCGGGCATCACCCTGCGCTACGAGGAGGGCGGCTACAACCCCTCCCACCAGCGCGGCGAACGCATCCGGCTGATCGAGGCCCACCAGGCCGCCGCCGAGTTCTACGTCCGCGCGCTGGAGAGCCCCGAGGCCGAGATCGGCCGGAAGTTCCTCGCCGAGCGCGGCTTCGACCAGGACGCCGCCGCCCACTTCCGCGTCGGCTACAGCCCCGCCGGCTGGGACCACCTCACCCGCTATCTGCGCGGCAAGGGGTTCAGCGACAAGGAGCTGATCACCTCCGGCCTCTCCCAGGACGGCCGGCGCGGCCCCATCGACCGCTTCCGCGGCCGGCTCATGTGGCCGATCAGCGACACCGCGGGCGACATCGTCGGCTTCGGCGCCCGCAAGCTGCGCGACGACGACAACGGCCCCAAGTACCTGAACACCCCCGAGACCCCGGTCTACAAGAAGTCCCAGGTGCTGTACGGCATCGACCTGGCCAAGAAGGACATCGCCAAGGCCAGCCGCGCCGTCGTCGTCGAGGGGTACACCGACGTCATGGCCTGCCACCTCGCCGGGGTCACCACCGCCATCGCCACCTGCGGCACCGCCTTCGGCAACGACCACATCAAGATCCTGCGCCGCCTCCTCATGGACAACGGCAGCGCCCGCGTGATCTTCACCTTCGACGGCGACGCGGCAGGCCAGAAGGCCGCCCTGCGCGCCTTCGAGGACGACCAGAAGTTCGCCGCCGAGACCTACATCGCCATCGCCCCGGACGGCATGGACCCCTGCGACCTGCGCCTCGTCAAGGGCGACGACTCCGTGCGCGACCTGGTCGAGCCGCGCACCCCGCTCTTCGAGTTCGCGCTGCGCCAGATCGTCGGCCGCTACGACCTGGAGACCCCGGCCGGCCGCGCCGCCGCCCTCGACGAGGCCGCCGCCGTCGTCGCCAAGATCAAGACGAGCAGCGTGCAGCGCGAGGTCGCCGTCCAGCTCGCCGGCCTCGTCGGCATCCTCGACCAGGAGTTCGTCGTCCGCCGCGTCTCCCAGCTCGCCCGCTGGGCCCGTGACAAGGGCGGCGACCACGGGGAGCGCGGCGGCCGCGGCGGTCCCCGGGGCGCACGCGGCCCGCACGGCGGCGCCCCGCAGCGGACCGACCCCGCCCCCGGCTTCTCCGGCCCCGCGCTCAACCTCCGCAGCCCCGCCCACCGCACCGAGCGCGAACTGCTCAAGCTCGCCCTCCAGAAGCCCGCCCTGGTCTCCCCGGCCTTCGACGCCTACGGCGTGGACGAGTTCACCGCCCCGCCCTACGCCGCCGTACGCCGGTGCATCGAGGAGGCGGGCGGCGCCGAGCAGGGCGTCGTCGACGACCGGGCGTATCTCGGCGCGGTCCTGGACGCCGCCCCCGACAACACCGTCCGCAACCTGGTCACCGAACTGGCCGTCGAGGTCTTCCACGGCAAGTCGATCGACGAGACCTACGCGGGCATGCACCTCGTCCACGTACGGCTGCGCGCCGTCGACCGCCGGATCGCCGACGTCCAGAGCAGCCTCGCCCGCCTCGGCACCAACGTCGCGCCCCAGGACCTGGCCGCCGCACAGAACGAGGTCTGGGTCCTCCAGCAGTACGCCCAGTCCCTGCGCGCCCACGGCGCCGCCGCGCTCTGA
- a CDS encoding RNA polymerase sigma factor gives MQTRTVTTTTEPIAAIPAQHRARHHPETTAGPPGSAPEAVMVEATHLPEPPEPRSRADSGGPTSDLFRQYLREIGRIPLLTAADEVELARRVEAGLFAEERLAGTPDLDSRLAGDLDRLVVLGRTAKRRLIEANLRLVVSVAKRYVGRGLTMLDLVQEGNLGLIRAVEKFDYARGYKFSTYATWWIRQAMSRALADQARTIRVPVHVVELINRVVRVQRRLLQERGVEPTAEDIAAELDLTPERVTEVLRLAQEPVSLHAPVGEEDDVSFGDLIEDGDAPSPVESAAFLLLREHLDAVLSTLGERERKVVQLRYGLDDGRPRTLEEIGRIFGVTRERIRQIESKTLTRLRDHAFADQLRGYLD, from the coding sequence GTGCAGACCCGGACCGTGACGACCACGACCGAGCCCATCGCGGCCATCCCGGCGCAGCACAGGGCCCGGCACCACCCGGAGACCACCGCCGGGCCGCCCGGATCCGCCCCCGAGGCAGTCATGGTCGAAGCGACGCACCTCCCCGAACCCCCGGAGCCCCGGAGCCGCGCGGACTCCGGCGGCCCCACCTCCGACCTGTTCCGGCAGTACCTGCGCGAGATCGGCCGCATCCCGCTGCTCACCGCCGCCGACGAGGTCGAGCTGGCCCGCCGCGTCGAGGCCGGACTCTTCGCCGAGGAACGCCTCGCGGGCACCCCCGATCTCGACTCCCGCCTCGCCGGGGACCTGGACCGCCTCGTCGTCCTGGGCCGCACCGCCAAACGCCGGCTCATCGAGGCCAACCTCCGCCTCGTCGTCTCCGTCGCCAAACGCTACGTGGGCCGTGGCCTGACCATGCTCGACCTGGTCCAGGAGGGAAACCTCGGACTGATCCGGGCCGTGGAGAAGTTCGACTACGCGCGGGGCTACAAGTTCTCCACGTACGCGACGTGGTGGATCCGCCAGGCCATGTCCCGCGCCCTGGCCGACCAGGCCCGCACCATCCGTGTCCCGGTCCATGTCGTGGAGCTGATCAACCGCGTGGTCCGCGTCCAGCGCCGCCTCCTCCAGGAGCGCGGCGTCGAGCCGACCGCCGAGGACATCGCCGCCGAGCTGGACCTGACGCCCGAGCGGGTCACCGAGGTACTCCGCCTCGCCCAGGAACCGGTCTCCCTGCACGCCCCCGTCGGCGAGGAGGACGACGTCTCCTTCGGTGACCTCATCGAGGACGGCGACGCCCCCTCGCCCGTCGAGTCCGCCGCCTTCCTGCTGCTGCGCGAACACCTGGACGCGGTGCTCTCCACCCTCGGCGAACGCGAACGCAAGGTGGTCCAACTGCGGTACGGCCTGGACGACGGGCGGCCCCGCACCCTGGAGGAGATCGGACGGATCTTCGGCGTGACGCGCGAACGCATCCGCCAGATCGAGTCCAAGACCCTCACCAGACTGCGGGACCACGCCTTCGCCGACCAACTCCGCGGCTACCTGGACTGA